One Megalops cyprinoides isolate fMegCyp1 chromosome 17, fMegCyp1.pri, whole genome shotgun sequence DNA window includes the following coding sequences:
- the nme6 gene encoding nucleoside diphosphate kinase 6, translated as MVLTTLRCAKALQLTLAVIKPDAVAHPLILEALHQKILENKFIIVRSKDLIWQRQDSERFYAEHKGRFFYQRLVEFMSSGPMRAYILARENAISQWRELMGPTKVFRARYIAPGTIRALYGLTDTRNTTHGSDSVESAQREIAFFFPEFSVEEWMKQTEPSFRKGHVEYDQQRRIHTLPGEH; from the exons ATGGTACTGACAACATTGCGCTGTGCAAAAGCGCTGCAGCTCACCCTGGCAGTCATCAAACCAGATGCTGTCGCTCATCCCTTGATACTGGAG GCTCTCCATCAAAAAATCTTGGAGAACAAATTCATTATTGTCAGGTCAAAAGATCTTATATGGCAAAGACAGGACTCTGAGCGATTTTATGCTGAACATAAAG gacGATTTTTCTACCAAAGGCTGGTTGAGTTTATGTCAAG TGGCCCAATGCGGGCCTATATCCTGGCCCGGGAAAATGCCATCTCGCAGTGGAGGGAGCTAATGGGCCCCACCAAAGTGTTCCGAGCCCGTTACATCGCCCCTGGCACGATCCGAGCCCTCTACGGGCTGACCGACACCAGGAACACCACCCATGGATCAG ACTCAGTGGAGTCCGCCCAGAGGGAGATTGCCTTCTTCTTCCCAGAGTTCTCTGTGGAGGAGTGGATGAAGCAGACTGAGCCTTCCTTCAGGAAAGGGCATGTGGAATATGACCAACAGAGACGAATACATACCCTGCCAGGAGAGCACTAA